A stretch of DNA from Curtobacterium sp. MCBD17_035:
TCTACCTCGACCAGACCGACACGAAGTTCGCGCAGCTGTTCGAGAGCAACCACATCGGCATGATCACCTCCGGCCCCTGGGAACTGTCGGCGCTCAAGACCGCGGGGACCTCGTACGGCGTGGTGCGGCTCCCCGGGACGAACGGCGACCACCAGACGGTGTCCGGACCCGACCTGTGGACCCTGTTCGACCACCACGACGCCGACCGTGCCTACTGGGCCGAGCGGTTCACCCAGTGGCTGACGTCGGACGAGCAGGACGAGCAGTTCAACGTGTCGTACGGCAACCTGCCGCTCCGCTCGAGCGAGGCCGACAGTGCCGAGTTCCAGCAGCAGGTCACGGCGCTCCCCGGGCTCGAGGTGATGGAGCAGAACTCGGCCAACGCCAAGCAGGCCCGGCCGACGGTCCCCGGGTACAACGGGCTGTCCCAAGCGGTCGGTGCCGCGGTGTCACAGGTCCTGCAGGGCCAGGGGACGCCCTCGTCAGCATTGAAGACGGCCACCGTCGCAGCCGACAAAGCGCTCGCGGGCAAGTAGGAGGCGACCGTGACCACGTTCGCGCTCCGACCTCGGGAGACCACCACGGCGGCGGCCGCCGCCGGACGCCGGCGGAGGTCGTTCCGGGACGGACTGGAAGGCTGGGGGTTCGTCACCCCTGCCCTCGTCATCGTGCTCGGGCTCACCGTCTTCCCCGGGGTGTGGGCCCTCGTCCTCTCGTTCCAGAAGTGGGACGGGTTCAGCGCCGCGGTCTCCGTCGGGGCGCAGAACTACCAGGCGCTGCTCTCGGACGGGGAACTGCACGCCGCCGTCCTGCACACGCTGCTCTACACGGTCCTGTTCGTGCCGGCATCGGTGCTCCTCGGGCTGTTCCTGGCCGTGGCGCTGAACCGACGGATCCGGTTCATCGGCCTCTACCGGACGGCGATCTTCGTGCCGTTCGTCGCGTCGGCGGCCGCCACCGGCATCCTGACCACCTACCTCTTCAGCCCGCAGTTCGGGCTCGTCAACAACGTGCTGCGGGTGGTGCACCTGCCGCAGCAGGGATGGCTCGAGGACCGCCACGAGGCCATGATCGTCGTCACGATCATGTCCCTGTGGGGCCAGGCGGCGTTCACGACGGTG
This window harbors:
- a CDS encoding sugar ABC transporter permease, encoding MTTFALRPRETTTAAAAAGRRRRSFRDGLEGWGFVTPALVIVLGLTVFPGVWALVLSFQKWDGFSAAVSVGAQNYQALLSDGELHAAVLHTLLYTVLFVPASVLLGLFLAVALNRRIRFIGLYRTAIFVPFVASAAATGILTTYLFSPQFGLVNNVLRVVHLPQQGWLEDRHEAMIVVTIMSLWGQAAFTTVIYLAALQDVPGDVIEAARIDGANSWQVFWRVVWPSLAPVTVFVGIYQALEALQLFDLVYATTRGGPLDATETIVSYLWKVSFQGLQFGYGSAIAYAMFFVTLILTVSVTVYTRTSGRRSR